Proteins co-encoded in one Streptomyces sp. NBC_01283 genomic window:
- a CDS encoding TraR/DksA family transcriptional regulator: MSLDTPAIEARTERLTPHDARRRLEHERASRLTQLRAIDEAGHEAGHEAEEQVMSAQKDTIERVLGEIEAALARVRDGSYGTCPGCSKSIPVERLEILPYTRFCVPCQHRAD, from the coding sequence ATGTCGCTCGACACTCCCGCGATCGAAGCCCGCACCGAGCGTCTGACCCCGCACGACGCGCGCCGGCGCCTGGAACACGAACGTGCCTCCCGGCTGACCCAGTTGCGGGCCATCGACGAGGCGGGGCACGAGGCCGGGCACGAAGCGGAGGAACAGGTGATGTCGGCGCAGAAAGACACCATCGAGCGGGTGCTCGGAGAGATCGAGGCCGCTCTCGCCCGCGTCCGGGACGGCAGTTACGGAACCTGCCCCGGCTGCTCCAAGTCCATCCCGGTCGAGCGCCTGGAGATCCTGCCCTACACGCGGTTCTGCGTCCCCTGCCAGCACAGGGCCGACTGA
- a CDS encoding TraR/DksA family transcriptional regulator: MSRPSRLSRPSRLSPEDLASLSENLREQALFRREQLQQLSASALTRTDALLDRQSPSRTEVRVKLAASARMVLADVEAALGRMDRGDYGACHLCRHPIDRERLLIVPQARYCARCARCQQARGADR, translated from the coding sequence CTGTCCCGCCCATCCCGTCTGTCCCGCCCATCCCGCCTGTCGCCCGAGGACCTCGCCTCCCTGAGCGAGAACCTGCGCGAGCAGGCCCTGTTCCGCCGCGAACAACTGCAGCAGCTCTCCGCCTCCGCGCTGACCCGTACGGACGCGCTCCTCGACCGCCAGAGCCCGTCCCGGACCGAGGTCCGTGTGAAACTCGCCGCGTCCGCCCGCATGGTCCTCGCCGACGTCGAGGCGGCCCTCGGACGCATGGACCGCGGCGACTACGGTGCCTGCCACCTGTGCCGGCACCCCATCGACCGCGAGCGCCTGCTGATCGTGCCGCAGGCCCGCTACTGCGCTCGTTGCGCCCGCTGCCAGCAGGCCCGAGGAGCCGACCGATGA